Proteins encoded by one window of Yersinia massiliensis:
- the rpiB gene encoding bifunctional allose-6-phosphate isomerase/ribose-5-phosphate isomerase RpiB: protein MKSIALGCDHVGFILKADIVAHLQTRGIKVIDKGWWSTERTDYPRYANEVAEAVTAGEADGGVLICGTGVGISITANKHPGIRAVVCSEPYSAQLSRQHNNTNVLAFGSRVVGLELAKMIVDAWLDAEFEGGRHQTRVDAITEVETRFNAL, encoded by the coding sequence ATGAAAAGTATTGCTCTGGGTTGCGATCATGTCGGATTTATTCTGAAAGCGGATATTGTTGCTCACTTACAAACGCGTGGCATCAAGGTGATTGATAAAGGTTGGTGGTCTACAGAACGTACGGATTATCCACGCTATGCCAATGAAGTTGCTGAGGCGGTGACGGCTGGGGAAGCTGATGGTGGCGTCTTGATTTGTGGTACGGGCGTAGGCATCTCGATTACGGCAAATAAACATCCCGGTATCCGCGCGGTAGTGTGCAGCGAACCTTATTCGGCACAGCTTTCTCGACAACATAATAATACTAATGTACTGGCTTTTGGCTCTAGGGTCGTAGGGTTGGAACTGGCGAAGATGATTGTGGATGCCTGGCTTGATGCAGAATTTGAAGGGGGCCGACATCAAACTAGGGTAGACGCCATAACCGAGGTGGAAACACGATTTAACGCATTGTAA